From Bdellovibrionota bacterium, one genomic window encodes:
- the mmsA gene encoding CoA-acylating methylmalonate-semialdehyde dehydrogenase produces MQPKIPENIICHNFIKGAWILGEQGTQNVNSPYNGKKIGIFSIPTKKQIDQAIDAAEVAQKSWAKLPIKERSKILFNFRNILIRDQDEIAHLKSSESGKTFEEGKAGLMKGIEVLEYALSIQNLDLGGKVEVSKGVTCEFRREPLGVVANITPFNFPAMVPMWTIPIAIALGNSYIWKPSEKTPLTAFKIASSFKEAGLPDGILTVLHGGGDTVNAIIDHPKVKAIGFVGSTKIAKLVYQRGTQLGKRVLALGGAKNHIVLLPDANTELSGIGISDSFTGCAGQRCMAASVLLAVGDVKSHIEKIVQRAASLELGNTMGAIITKDQVEFLKGAIDRAEKAGAKILLDGRKTKAPAGMDHGNWIGPTILDMVATGSEASTHELFGPILSIVHCKDITQAMEIENGVDYGNACSVFTTNGALADRVSREASTGMVGVNVGVPVPREPFSFGGVNASKFGHGDITGPYSLDFWSNVKKITTKWEMQADSNWMS; encoded by the coding sequence ATGCAGCCAAAGATTCCAGAGAATATTATTTGTCATAACTTTATAAAGGGTGCTTGGATTTTGGGCGAACAGGGCACGCAAAATGTAAACTCACCCTATAACGGTAAAAAAATAGGGATATTCAGTATTCCCACAAAAAAACAAATTGACCAAGCCATCGATGCAGCGGAAGTGGCGCAGAAATCTTGGGCAAAACTCCCCATCAAGGAACGCAGTAAAATTTTATTTAACTTCAGAAATATTTTAATTAGAGACCAAGATGAGATCGCTCATTTAAAAAGTTCAGAAAGTGGAAAAACCTTTGAAGAAGGTAAGGCTGGTCTAATGAAAGGGATTGAAGTGTTGGAGTACGCGCTTTCAATTCAAAACTTAGATCTTGGTGGAAAAGTAGAAGTGTCAAAGGGTGTCACGTGCGAGTTTCGTCGTGAACCTTTAGGTGTTGTTGCGAACATCACTCCATTTAATTTTCCAGCGATGGTACCGATGTGGACGATTCCAATCGCAATCGCTCTTGGAAATTCATATATCTGGAAGCCGTCAGAAAAAACACCACTCACAGCATTTAAAATCGCAAGTAGTTTCAAAGAAGCAGGTTTGCCCGATGGAATCCTCACGGTCCTTCATGGTGGTGGAGATACAGTGAATGCCATTATTGATCATCCCAAAGTGAAGGCAATTGGATTTGTTGGTTCAACGAAGATTGCAAAACTTGTCTATCAAAGAGGAACTCAGTTGGGAAAAAGAGTTTTAGCATTAGGCGGAGCAAAAAATCACATCGTACTTTTACCAGATGCAAATACGGAATTGAGTGGAATTGGAATTTCCGATTCTTTCACGGGCTGCGCCGGACAAAGATGCATGGCCGCTTCCGTGCTGCTTGCGGTTGGTGATGTAAAATCGCATATCGAAAAAATTGTGCAAAGAGCAGCCTCACTTGAACTTGGAAACACAATGGGTGCAATCATCACCAAGGATCAAGTTGAATTTTTAAAAGGTGCCATTGACCGCGCTGAAAAGGCAGGAGCAAAAATTTTATTGGACGGTAGAAAAACCAAAGCTCCGGCAGGTATGGATCACGGCAATTGGATTGGGCCAACGATCTTGGATATGGTGGCAACGGGATCTGAAGCGAGCACGCATGAATTATTCGGACCGATCTTAAGCATTGTTCATTGCAAAGACATCACTCAAGCTATGGAAATTGAAAATGGCGTAGATTACGGAAATGCTTGCAGTGTCTTCACCACAAACGGAGCACTTGCAGATAGAGTATCTAGAGAAGCTTCTACTGGAATGGTTGGTGTGAACGTAGGGGTTCCTGTTCCTCGGGAGCCATTCTCTTTTGGTGGCGTGAATGCTTCAAAATTTGGTCACGGTGATATCACGGGGCCCTACAGTTTGGACTTTTGGTCCAACGTAAAAAAAATAACAACGAAATGGGAAATGCAGGCAGACAGTAATTGGATGTCTTAA
- a CDS encoding cation:proton antiporter, with amino-acid sequence MQTLLIPILLQIIIILAISRLFAALFKKIGQPRVVGEMLAGLFLGKSIFGLFFPESYNYIFPPESFKYLHILSQIGLIIFMFTIGLEVDLGLIRNKAKQAIAVSHVGIIVPFILGVLAAYLFYDDFRTPQSDFVSFALFVGIVMSITAFPVLIRILQEYNMTKTALGTMAITCAAVDDITIWLVLAVFIGVSKNSNILHILMIATFLLGIAFSRTEFFKTKFIEKIGSVSSKIFLPLFFTFSGLRTDISSVQSATLWSICIIIILFAVFGKLLGVAIMAKLTGSNWKDAFALGALMNARGLMSLIVLNIGYDVQILSKEIFTILIIMSFVTTMMAGPLLKITLKRVLS; translated from the coding sequence ATGCAAACACTTTTAATTCCGATTCTGCTACAGATTATAATAATTTTGGCTATTTCGCGCTTGTTTGCTGCATTATTTAAGAAGATAGGACAACCTCGGGTAGTCGGCGAAATGCTTGCAGGTCTTTTTCTGGGTAAATCTATTTTTGGTTTATTTTTTCCAGAGAGTTACAATTATATTTTCCCACCAGAGTCCTTTAAATATCTTCATATTTTAAGTCAAATAGGTTTGATCATCTTTATGTTCACGATCGGACTTGAAGTTGATCTTGGGTTAATTAGAAATAAAGCCAAACAAGCTATCGCAGTTTCTCACGTTGGAATAATCGTACCATTTATTTTGGGAGTATTGGCAGCATATCTATTCTATGATGATTTTAGAACTCCTCAGAGTGATTTTGTTTCTTTTGCATTATTCGTAGGAATTGTAATGAGCATTACTGCATTTCCAGTTCTTATTAGAATTCTGCAAGAATACAATATGACGAAGACCGCCCTTGGAACTATGGCTATCACTTGTGCTGCGGTGGACGATATAACCATCTGGTTGGTGTTAGCAGTTTTTATCGGTGTTTCAAAAAATTCAAATATTTTGCATATATTGATGATTGCCACATTTCTTTTGGGTATTGCTTTCTCTCGTACAGAATTTTTTAAAACGAAATTCATCGAAAAAATTGGAAGTGTAAGCTCTAAAATTTTTCTTCCACTCTTTTTTACTTTTTCAGGATTGAGAACGGATATTTCATCGGTACAGAGTGCAACTCTCTGGTCTATATGTATCATAATAATTCTTTTTGCAGTTTTTGGAAAACTTCTTGGAGTTGCTATTATGGCAAAGTTGACAGGATCCAATTGGAAAGATGCATTTGCTCTGGGTGCCTTAATGAATGCGAGAGGATTGATGAGCCTGATTGTATTGAATATTGGTTATGATGTGCAGATTTTATCGAAAGAAATTTTTACGATTTTAATCATCATGTCCTTTGTCACGACAATGATGGCGGGACCTCTCTTGAAAATCACTCTAAAACGAGTTTTATCATAA
- a CDS encoding sulfite exporter TauE/SafE family protein, protein MEIVFKILVFIAGFIDSIVGGGGLITLPVFTLLVGPGAAAVATNKIIATVATVTALIVYAKNGHLKLKSATPFLLSVGAGTFIGSKLALILPVEIFKYLVITVCPIFLYVILNKKTFLKNEQPDPQASEHFYKLIFSGILCGIYDGVLGPGGGTLMLLSLVIWAKLPLMTAIASSKFANAISATTALASFALSGVVNWPVGLNLAAFAFVGALLGSSLASKSAEKVARPLLVLVVIGLMIKLVLE, encoded by the coding sequence GTGGAAATCGTTTTCAAAATTTTAGTGTTTATTGCAGGATTCATAGATTCCATCGTTGGTGGAGGGGGGCTAATCACTCTTCCTGTTTTTACACTCTTAGTGGGTCCTGGGGCCGCGGCTGTCGCAACCAATAAAATTATTGCTACCGTTGCTACCGTTACAGCACTAATCGTTTATGCTAAAAATGGTCACCTCAAACTCAAATCTGCAACCCCATTTTTATTATCTGTTGGCGCGGGAACTTTTATTGGCTCAAAGCTTGCTTTGATTTTGCCTGTAGAAATATTTAAATATTTAGTCATCACTGTTTGCCCTATTTTTCTTTATGTCATTCTTAATAAAAAAACTTTCTTAAAAAATGAACAGCCAGATCCCCAAGCTTCAGAGCATTTCTACAAATTGATTTTTTCAGGGATCCTCTGCGGTATATATGACGGAGTACTGGGGCCTGGCGGTGGAACACTGATGTTACTTAGCCTTGTTATCTGGGCAAAACTTCCGTTGATGACCGCGATTGCATCTTCTAAGTTTGCAAATGCTATTTCTGCGACTACCGCACTTGCTAGTTTTGCTTTAAGTGGCGTGGTGAATTGGCCAGTAGGATTAAATTTAGCCGCGTTTGCCTTTGTTGGAGCATTGCTTGGTTCTAGTTTAGCTAGTAAGAGCGCCGAAAAAGTGGCTCGCCCCTTATTGGTGCTGGTGGTAATCGGCCTTATGATAAAACTCGTTTTAGAGTGA
- a CDS encoding MBL fold metallo-hydrolase: protein MQTSKATLSQINLRIGPYELKAVPTGEFGLDGGAMFGTVPKVLWSKTNPPDEANRIPMEARALLLKSKDRNILIDTGNGSDFTEKYGDKMGSKFAEMYAVDPSKASLLKSLKQHGLSPEDITDVILTHLHFDHAGGATCAKDGKIVPTFPKAKYYVQKKNLEIARNPNIREKASYLKPNFEPLVKAGVLNLLDGDVENLFPNVSVLVSNGHTEAQQIVKVADANTGILYAADVIPTSTHIRSAWIMGYDLDPLTIIKEKRAFLKEAVQNSWFIYFEHDPYCDLSSVEAEKDDFKAKERFHLS, encoded by the coding sequence ATGCAAACGTCAAAAGCAACTCTTAGCCAAATAAATTTACGTATCGGCCCCTACGAGCTCAAAGCTGTCCCCACGGGAGAGTTTGGTTTGGATGGCGGAGCAATGTTTGGAACGGTACCAAAAGTTCTGTGGTCTAAGACCAATCCTCCTGATGAAGCCAATAGAATTCCCATGGAGGCCCGGGCGCTTTTACTGAAGAGCAAAGATAGAAATATTTTGATCGATACCGGAAATGGTTCTGATTTTACAGAGAAGTATGGCGATAAAATGGGATCAAAATTTGCTGAGATGTACGCTGTCGATCCCAGCAAGGCTTCGTTATTGAAATCCCTCAAGCAGCATGGGTTAAGCCCAGAAGACATCACCGATGTGATTTTAACCCACCTCCATTTTGACCACGCAGGAGGGGCGACTTGCGCTAAAGACGGAAAAATTGTTCCGACTTTTCCTAAGGCAAAATATTATGTCCAAAAGAAGAATTTAGAAATAGCGAGAAATCCAAATATCCGCGAAAAAGCAAGTTATCTAAAACCCAACTTCGAACCCTTAGTGAAAGCTGGAGTTTTGAATTTGCTAGATGGTGATGTAGAAAATCTTTTTCCAAACGTGAGCGTGCTGGTGAGCAATGGCCACACCGAAGCTCAACAGATCGTAAAAGTTGCGGATGCCAATACCGGTATCCTCTATGCCGCTGATGTAATCCCGACAAGCACCCATATCCGATCTGCCTGGATTATGGGCTACGATCTTGACCCTTTAACCATTATCAAGGAAAAACGGGCTTTTTTAAAGGAAGCCGTCCAAAACAGCTGGTTCATTTACTTTGAACACGATCCCTACTGCGATTTATCCAGCGTTGAGGCCGAAAAAGATGACTTTAAAGCCAAAGAACGATTTCACTTATCTTGA
- a CDS encoding TIGR02147 family protein, which produces MFLGEQKLKEILMTEFMNSKTRNSSYSMRAFSRKVGIPQSAISEILGGKRSITSKMALKIMNGLSVTSEQISEVFGSNNSNKPDLYKSLEMTTFDVISDWHHFAIISLIETKSFQSRPDWISKRLGISLKAVKDSLNKLQALDLIKVDPKSKRISLTNEQVAAISPVATAALKKANRQNLDLALDKLESTKFEERDFTAITMCFDPGRMEEAKKLIKDFRRKFCKTMESGNRKEVYKLCVQLFPLSKIQDTKN; this is translated from the coding sequence ATGTTTTTAGGTGAGCAAAAGCTAAAAGAAATACTGATGACCGAGTTTATGAATTCTAAAACTCGCAACTCAAGTTATTCGATGAGAGCCTTTTCTAGAAAGGTCGGTATTCCGCAGTCAGCTATTTCTGAAATTTTGGGTGGCAAGAGAAGCATTACAAGTAAGATGGCTCTGAAGATCATGAATGGTCTCAGTGTGACATCAGAGCAGATTAGTGAAGTGTTTGGAAGCAATAACTCGAACAAACCTGACTTATATAAATCTCTTGAGATGACAACCTTTGATGTTATTTCTGATTGGCATCACTTTGCCATTATCAGTTTAATTGAAACAAAAAGTTTTCAATCTCGTCCCGATTGGATATCTAAAAGATTGGGAATCTCTTTAAAGGCAGTTAAGGACTCTTTAAATAAGCTTCAAGCTTTAGACTTAATCAAGGTAGACCCAAAAAGTAAAAGAATCTCTTTAACTAATGAACAAGTGGCCGCGATTTCACCAGTGGCCACAGCTGCATTAAAGAAAGCGAACAGACAAAATTTGGATCTGGCATTGGATAAGTTAGAAAGTACGAAGTTTGAAGAGAGAGATTTTACGGCTATTACGATGTGCTTTGATCCCGGTCGTATGGAAGAGGCAAAGAAATTGATTAAGGATTTTAGAAGAAAGTTTTGTAAAACAATGGAATCTGGAAACAGAAAAGAAGTCTATAAGTTATGCGTACAACTTTTTCCTCTGAGTAAAATACAAGATACAAAAAATTAA
- a CDS encoding winged helix-turn-helix domain-containing protein, with translation MDLIYIVSDDPIRGNLIYNFLSGRVKCALLKPHDYFSTALKENPLVFLFVSNSFEFLKAQTTVIRENPQFYNHGIISVMSNPSMSEQKELFELGSDMVLTQYTEMERIYLECYALNRRINGFQNSSVVQFGPYVIDFLKHEIQHNGKFIELEPIHTRLIKLFFEHPDQLVSRKHMQDVVWKGQEISPRSIDAQISKFKKKFPELGEMIDSVYGQGYVLRTADNKKKVS, from the coding sequence ATGGATTTAATTTATATAGTCAGCGATGACCCAATTCGAGGAAATCTTATCTATAACTTCTTAAGCGGAAGAGTGAAGTGTGCTTTGCTAAAGCCACATGATTACTTTTCTACGGCGCTGAAGGAAAACCCTTTGGTCTTTTTGTTTGTTTCAAATTCATTCGAATTTTTGAAAGCACAAACGACAGTGATCAGAGAAAATCCTCAATTCTATAATCACGGCATAATCTCGGTGATGAGTAATCCCTCAATGTCAGAACAAAAAGAACTTTTTGAATTGGGTAGCGATATGGTTCTTACTCAATACACAGAAATGGAAAGAATCTACTTAGAGTGTTATGCCCTCAATAGAAGAATCAATGGCTTCCAAAATTCAAGCGTGGTTCAATTCGGTCCCTATGTTATTGATTTTTTAAAACACGAGATTCAACATAACGGAAAATTTATTGAACTCGAACCTATCCACACAAGATTGATTAAGCTTTTCTTTGAACATCCAGATCAATTGGTTTCAAGAAAACACATGCAAGATGTAGTTTGGAAAGGACAAGAGATCTCACCAAGATCCATCGATGCTCAGATTTCTAAATTCAAAAAGAAATTTCCAGAGCTTGGTGAGATGATCGACAGCGTGTACGGACAAGGGTATGTTCTCCGTACAGCAGATAATAAGAAAAAAGTATCTTAA
- a CDS encoding response regulator, protein MILNKICVLLIFAYLGLLLMGDILLNWKDLSVSKKLYCVVGIMALLIATELFTLFFAMNTLSAVRSFVGGEGLWSKAQKTAVRNLQSYALTKDHDYYDKFIENLKVPLGDRRARLELEKEKYDPEEVRQGFLQGRIHPDDIDGLINVIRRFHKIPHLRRAIEVWREADILIDEFVKAAEELHASIQNNADADIVQAKLIKIYEVDTRLTEVEDRFSYILGEGSRWLEKLLMLMLICTIVIVEGSGLFLTFKFSKNLNRTLDELNHVAQEVGKKNFNEKVPVRSKDELGQLALAINKMTEDLKNSLGLKDKAISDSHLKTIFMANMSHEIRTPVGIILGFTELLKDPHITQHDRDHYIDTIHRTSNNLLRIINDILDVSRVESGYIEVSVSKFKFAPFLKNLASILEIKSHETKNNIIFKSKGKIPEEIITDETRLHQILLNLVNNALKFTEKGTIEVSYWIESKNLHFEVSDTGTGIDQKGKEKLFRLFSQVDSVATRKPGGSGLGLVLSKRLANLLGGDVILKYSEPNKGSIFACQIKLHDKEHHTPTYLQSRTLTNEDLENFNGKNILVVEDSVDNQLLVKVYLVKVKANVHFASNGNEGVEKALSLNPDIVLMDIQMPVKDGCTATQELRNKGFSKPIIALTANAMKEDRERCLQAGCNDYLTKPLEINSLYFVLLKHLKS, encoded by the coding sequence ATGATTTTAAACAAAATCTGTGTATTATTAATATTTGCTTATCTTGGCTTACTTCTCATGGGAGATATTTTGCTAAACTGGAAAGATTTGTCTGTTTCTAAAAAACTATACTGCGTAGTAGGCATTATGGCGCTACTGATAGCGACTGAGCTATTCACTTTATTCTTCGCAATGAACACCCTTTCTGCAGTAAGATCATTTGTTGGCGGAGAAGGACTCTGGTCAAAAGCTCAGAAAACCGCAGTTCGTAATTTACAGAGTTATGCATTAACAAAAGATCATGATTACTATGACAAGTTTATAGAAAACCTAAAAGTTCCATTAGGCGATAGGCGTGCAAGATTAGAGCTAGAAAAGGAAAAATATGATCCTGAAGAAGTTCGCCAAGGGTTTCTGCAAGGCAGAATTCACCCGGACGATATCGACGGCCTTATTAATGTTATCCGAAGATTTCACAAAATTCCACACCTTCGCAGAGCCATAGAGGTTTGGAGAGAAGCCGATATTCTTATCGATGAATTCGTTAAAGCGGCCGAAGAACTCCATGCAAGCATTCAAAATAACGCTGATGCAGATATTGTTCAAGCCAAGCTGATTAAAATTTATGAAGTAGATACAAGATTGACGGAGGTTGAAGATCGGTTTTCATATATTCTTGGCGAAGGCTCTAGGTGGCTGGAAAAGCTCCTCATGCTTATGCTCATCTGTACGATCGTTATTGTTGAGGGTAGTGGTTTATTTTTAACATTTAAATTCAGTAAAAATTTAAATCGTACACTGGATGAATTGAATCACGTAGCTCAAGAAGTGGGAAAGAAAAATTTCAACGAAAAAGTTCCTGTAAGATCCAAAGATGAACTGGGACAACTTGCCTTAGCCATCAACAAAATGACTGAAGATTTAAAAAACAGTTTAGGTCTAAAAGACAAAGCTATAAGCGACAGTCATTTGAAAACTATTTTTATGGCAAATATGAGCCATGAAATTAGAACTCCGGTGGGAATTATTCTGGGATTCACGGAGCTTTTAAAAGACCCTCATATCACACAGCATGATCGCGATCACTACATCGACACTATTCATCGCACTAGTAATAATCTTTTAAGAATTATAAATGATATTTTAGATGTTTCGAGAGTTGAGTCCGGATATATTGAGGTTTCTGTAAGCAAATTTAAATTTGCCCCGTTTCTAAAAAATTTAGCTTCAATATTAGAAATTAAATCGCATGAAACTAAAAATAATATTATTTTTAAATCGAAAGGAAAGATTCCTGAGGAAATCATAACTGACGAAACAAGACTCCACCAAATTCTTCTCAATCTCGTGAATAATGCTCTGAAATTTACTGAAAAAGGAACTATTGAGGTGAGCTATTGGATAGAGTCTAAAAATTTACATTTTGAAGTTTCAGATACCGGGACAGGAATTGATCAAAAAGGAAAAGAAAAACTCTTTAGACTCTTCTCACAGGTGGACTCTGTTGCAACAAGAAAACCTGGCGGATCAGGACTTGGCTTAGTTCTTTCTAAACGTTTAGCTAATCTTCTGGGTGGAGATGTAATTTTGAAGTATAGCGAACCAAATAAAGGTTCCATATTCGCTTGTCAAATTAAGCTGCACGATAAAGAACATCATACACCAACTTATTTACAATCTCGAACTCTGACCAATGAAGATTTAGAAAATTTTAATGGAAAAAACATTTTAGTTGTAGAAGACAGTGTTGATAATCAGCTTTTGGTAAAAGTCTATTTGGTTAAAGTAAAAGCCAATGTTCACTTTGCAAGCAATGGGAACGAAGGGGTAGAGAAGGCGCTTTCTCTTAATCCCGATATTGTGTTGATGGATATTCAAATGCCTGTTAAGGATGGTTGTACAGCCACTCAAGAACTTAGAAATAAAGGTTTCAGCAAACCCATCATTGCTCTAACGGCAAATGCCATGAAAGAAGATCGGGAACGCTGTCTTCAAGCTGGATGCAATGACTATCTTACTAAGCCACTTGAGATAAATAGCTTGTATTTTGTTTTGTTGAAGCATTTAAAAAGTTAA
- a CDS encoding dicarboxylate/amino acid:cation symporter, with the protein MKSHYKLILALFLGGLLGTVLHNYSHLEWLNQINSHILNPIGQIFLRLIFMVVVPLIFSALVLGVYELGQARGLGRVAMKTIIFTIITSTASVLIGITLVNVFKPGEGLKIDQSIIEQNASTLQTLKENVMKSKPFSQIVVDLFTKNPIDSAARALDGEIVALMLFALLFGIGVMLSSPVGQKNVLIELLERVLQACMKMVELAMKLAPLAVFALVFNSAYKFGFDIFKSLLFYVFVVVLGLLIQQFVVYTAILKAFTNIKPLEFYKNCREVFLYAFSTASSNATLPRTLETAEHKLKLPPQIARFVLTVGSTANQNGTALFEGVTVLFLAQVYGIELALAEQVFVILISILAGIGTAGIPGGSLPPMMILLQAVGIPPEGVGIILGVDRLLDMCRTTINVSGDLVIAAAVSHEPIKKVKLSV; encoded by the coding sequence ATGAAGTCTCACTATAAGCTCATACTGGCATTGTTTCTTGGCGGTCTCCTTGGAACAGTTCTTCATAATTACTCACACCTTGAATGGCTAAATCAGATCAATAGCCATATTCTAAATCCTATTGGCCAAATCTTCTTAAGGCTGATTTTTATGGTTGTGGTGCCGCTGATTTTTTCAGCATTAGTGCTCGGAGTTTACGAATTGGGCCAAGCTCGCGGTCTCGGGCGAGTCGCAATGAAGACCATTATTTTTACAATCATCACAAGCACTGCATCTGTATTGATTGGGATTACTCTCGTGAATGTTTTTAAACCTGGCGAAGGATTAAAAATTGATCAATCCATAATTGAGCAAAATGCTTCGACTCTTCAAACGCTCAAAGAAAATGTAATGAAATCGAAACCATTTTCCCAAATCGTTGTAGATCTATTTACAAAAAATCCCATTGATTCTGCAGCAAGGGCTCTGGATGGTGAGATTGTAGCTCTTATGCTTTTTGCGCTTCTCTTTGGAATTGGGGTTATGCTCTCCTCACCCGTCGGGCAAAAAAATGTTCTGATTGAATTATTAGAAAGAGTTCTTCAAGCCTGTATGAAGATGGTTGAGCTTGCCATGAAGCTTGCTCCGCTAGCTGTTTTTGCTTTGGTATTTAATTCTGCCTATAAATTCGGATTTGATATTTTTAAATCATTACTATTTTATGTTTTCGTTGTGGTATTAGGATTGTTGATTCAACAGTTTGTGGTTTACACGGCGATTCTAAAAGCCTTCACTAATATTAAGCCCCTGGAATTTTACAAAAACTGCAGAGAGGTTTTCTTGTATGCATTTTCCACGGCTTCTTCCAACGCCACTTTACCTAGAACTTTAGAAACTGCAGAACACAAATTGAAACTTCCGCCTCAGATTGCGAGATTCGTTCTCACAGTAGGATCTACGGCCAATCAAAATGGAACCGCACTTTTTGAAGGAGTTACCGTTCTATTCTTAGCGCAAGTTTACGGTATTGAATTGGCGCTGGCTGAACAAGTCTTTGTAATCTTAATTTCGATCTTAGCTGGAATTGGGACTGCAGGTATTCCTGGAGGATCACTCCCCCCAATGATGATTTTACTTCAAGCTGTAGGGATTCCTCCTGAAGGTGTGGGAATTATTTTGGGTGTAGATAGATTGTTGGATATGTGTCGCACAACTATTAACGTCAGCGGCGATCTCGTAATCGCCGCAGCCGTATCCCATGAACCGATTAAAAAAGTTAAATTATCTGTATAG
- the folE gene encoding GTP cyclohydrolase I FolE, whose protein sequence is MSKTIEKEIKFDAKDILANTRPTPYHDTKMSDADKIEKITGHFQAIMETLGMDLSNDSLQKSPHRVAKMYVNEIFAGLKEENFPRISVIENEMQYDQMIVIKDVNVVSFCEHHFVTIQGKANIAYIPNKRVIGLSKINRVAKYFSQRPQVQERLTKQIADCLSYVLDTPNVAVMIDAKHYCVISRGVEDVNSTTLTCDLRGEFREDEKTRQEFMMHTRVSER, encoded by the coding sequence ATGAGTAAAACCATTGAAAAAGAAATCAAATTTGACGCTAAAGACATATTAGCAAACACAAGACCCACGCCATATCATGACACCAAGATGTCGGATGCAGACAAGATCGAAAAGATCACCGGACACTTTCAAGCCATCATGGAAACTTTGGGTATGGATTTATCCAACGACAGTCTTCAAAAAAGTCCACATCGTGTAGCCAAAATGTACGTGAACGAAATCTTTGCGGGACTGAAAGAAGAAAACTTTCCTAGAATCTCAGTGATCGAAAATGAAATGCAATACGATCAAATGATCGTGATCAAAGATGTGAATGTTGTTTCTTTTTGTGAACATCACTTTGTGACCATTCAAGGAAAAGCGAATATTGCTTATATCCCAAACAAAAGAGTGATTGGCCTTTCGAAAATCAACCGCGTAGCCAAGTACTTTTCACAAAGACCGCAAGTTCAAGAGAGGCTTACCAAGCAAATCGCAGATTGTTTGAGTTATGTTTTGGACACACCAAATGTTGCTGTGATGATCGATGCCAAACACTACTGCGTAATCTCAAGAGGCGTAGAAGACGTGAACTCGACAACGTTGACATGTGATTTACGTGGTGAGTTTCGAGAAGACGAAAAAACCAGACAAGAATTTATGATGCACACGAGAGTGAGTGAGCGATGA
- the hemB gene encoding porphobilinogen synthase has product MIERPRRNRKSAVIRDMVSETHLSTKNLIYPLFLKDGNDKVEINSMPGIFRFSPELLLKEIESCLEVSLNSFALFPCVEENLKDQKATESFNPQSTYLKTIKLIKQKFPEACIITDVAMDPYSTDGHDGLVRGGQILNDETLEILAKMALAQAASGADIIAPSDMMDGRVGYIRQALDENGFQNVSIMAYTAKYASGFYGPFRDALNSAPKFGDKKTYQMDYANKREAFREARLDMEEGADFLMVKPALSYLDVISDLKQNFDLPIAAYNVSGEYAMVKAAAQKGWIDGNKVMTEILTSIRRAGADVILSYHAKEFAQLER; this is encoded by the coding sequence ATGATTGAAAGACCCCGCAGAAATAGAAAATCCGCCGTGATCAGAGACATGGTGAGTGAGACTCATCTTTCGACAAAAAATTTGATTTATCCGTTATTTTTAAAAGACGGAAATGATAAAGTTGAAATCAATTCGATGCCGGGAATCTTTAGATTTTCACCAGAATTACTTTTGAAAGAAATTGAAAGTTGCTTGGAAGTAAGTCTCAATTCCTTTGCTTTGTTTCCTTGTGTGGAAGAAAATTTAAAAGATCAAAAGGCTACAGAGAGTTTTAATCCTCAGTCGACCTATTTAAAAACTATAAAACTCATCAAGCAAAAATTCCCCGAGGCTTGCATCATTACGGATGTAGCGATGGATCCTTACAGTACTGATGGTCACGATGGTTTGGTGCGAGGCGGACAAATTTTAAACGATGAAACTCTAGAGATTTTAGCGAAAATGGCGTTGGCCCAAGCGGCAAGCGGAGCTGATATTATTGCTCCTAGTGATATGATGGATGGAAGAGTGGGTTACATTCGCCAAGCACTGGATGAAAATGGATTTCAAAATGTTTCTATTATGGCCTACACCGCAAAATATGCTTCGGGATTTTATGGTCCTTTCAGAGATGCTTTGAATTCTGCGCCAAAGTTTGGAGATAAAAAAACTTACCAGATGGATTATGCCAACAAGCGCGAAGCTTTTAGAGAGGCAAGACTAGATATGGAAGAGGGTGCGGACTTTTTAATGGTAAAGCCTGCGCTATCTTATCTGGATGTGATTTCTGATTTGAAACAAAACTTTGATCTTCCGATTGCGGCTTACAATGTGAGCGGTGAATATGCGATGGTAAAAGCGGCTGCGCAAAAAGGTTGGATTGATGGAAACAAAGTGATGACCGAGATTCTCACTTCGATTCGTCGTGCGGGTGCGGATGTTATTTTGTCTTACCACGCGAAGGAATTTGCCCAACTGGAGCGGTAG